From Tripterygium wilfordii isolate XIE 37 chromosome 13, ASM1340144v1, whole genome shotgun sequence, the proteins below share one genomic window:
- the LOC120013739 gene encoding oil body-associated protein 2B-like, translated as MSSTDQPPPSHLGSGGDLQPLGKPMSIEQHLLDKGAAMLQSLKPVKQISQHACTFALYSHDMTRQIETHHYITRINQDFLQCAVYDSDESNGRLIGVEYIVSDRIFEGLPPEEQKLWHSHAYEIKSALWINPRAPEMVVKPELQNLTKTYGKFWCTWQTDRGDRLPLGPPALMMSPQAVSLGMVKPDLVLKRDAKYGISTEAIRDSRVEFEEPEWINPNADYWKQHGKGFVVDIEPTEMKKIAPFP; from the exons ATGTCTTCGACTGACCAGCCACCACCATCTCATCTTGGCTCCGGCGGAGATCTACAGCCGCTAGGGAAGCCAATGTCGATCGAGCAGCACTTGTTGGACAAAGGAGCCGCTATGTTGCAGTCGCTGAAGCCAGTGAAGCAAATAAGCCAACACGCTTGCACCTTCGCTCTTTATAGCCACGACATGACCCGACAGATCGAGACTCACCACTACATCACCAGAATCAACCAGGATTTTCTCCAGTGCGCCGTCTACGACTCCGACGAGTCCAATGGCCGTCTCATag GGGTGGAATATATAGTCTCTGATCGAATATTCGAAGGATTGCCACCGGAGGAGCAAAAACTGTGGCACTCTCATGCTTATGag ATCAAGTCAGCACTCTGGATTAATCCGCGAGCTCCAGAGATGGTGGTGAAGCCAGAGCTCCAAAATTTGACCAAAACATATGGCAAGTTTTGGTGTACATGGCAAACAGATAGAG GTGATCGGCTTCCGCTGGGTCCTCCGGCACTAATGATGTCTCCACAAGCTGTGAGTTTGGGCATGGTGAAGCCGGATTTGGTTTTAAAGAGAGATGCCAAGTACGGCATATCAACAGAGGCTATTAGGGACTCGAGAGTGGAGTTTGAAGAGCCGGAGTGGATTAACCCGAATGCGGATTACTGGAAGCAGCATGGGAAGGGCTTTGTGGTCGACATTGAGCCAACTGAGATGAAGAAGATTGCTCCATTTCCATGA